In Brevibacillus brevis, a genomic segment contains:
- a CDS encoding peptidylprolyl isomerase, with translation MKRSVAILSSAVLVMALLAGCGKADENAQNNQKPANQTEGTNQGNQAADANDPLAQFPKLTLPFNVDPNATLVEYKGGTMNGKEFEEFLRVINFMNPQQGGMIEAADDNALKAFAREYTATKILAARADEQMKKDSKDLAEKTFDKIKGQYLGYLGKDEAKFTKLMEGQGVTKEMVVGQMALINESINVLKGGIDDATLKKEYDSMDKASRTIASVRHILISTEKRKPEEALKLANDLEARLKKGEDFAKLAKEYTDDPGSKENGGLYADADVTQWVPQFKDAALTQPVGQVGPPVKTDYGYHIIKVESRKEKTFDEMKDQLRASSLEKAYDNFGKQELDKLITKFNLPKVNHPAAQ, from the coding sequence ATGAAACGTTCTGTTGCGATTCTGTCCTCGGCTGTACTTGTTATGGCCTTGTTGGCGGGTTGCGGAAAAGCGGATGAAAATGCCCAGAACAACCAGAAGCCAGCAAATCAGACAGAAGGAACCAACCAAGGCAATCAGGCTGCGGATGCGAATGATCCGTTGGCACAGTTTCCAAAGCTGACCCTGCCGTTTAACGTAGACCCGAATGCGACTCTCGTGGAGTATAAGGGCGGAACCATGAATGGCAAGGAATTTGAAGAGTTCCTGCGCGTCATCAACTTCATGAATCCGCAACAAGGCGGCATGATTGAAGCCGCAGACGACAACGCACTGAAAGCATTTGCCCGCGAATACACGGCAACCAAGATTTTGGCTGCCCGTGCCGATGAGCAGATGAAAAAGGATTCCAAGGATCTGGCCGAAAAAACATTCGACAAGATCAAGGGCCAGTACCTGGGTTACCTCGGCAAGGACGAGGCCAAGTTTACCAAGCTGATGGAAGGCCAAGGCGTCACCAAGGAGATGGTCGTCGGCCAAATGGCGCTCATCAACGAATCGATCAACGTTCTGAAGGGCGGTATTGACGATGCGACCCTGAAGAAAGAGTACGACAGCATGGACAAAGCTTCCCGTACGATTGCTTCGGTCCGTCACATCCTGATTTCCACGGAAAAACGCAAGCCGGAGGAAGCGCTTAAGCTGGCGAACGACCTGGAAGCTCGCCTGAAAAAAGGCGAAGACTTCGCGAAGCTGGCGAAAGAGTATACGGACGATCCAGGCAGCAAAGAAAACGGCGGGCTGTACGCCGACGCAGATGTGACCCAATGGGTGCCGCAGTTCAAGGACGCCGCATTGACACAGCCTGTCGGACAAGTAGGGCCGCCGGTGAAAACCGACTACGGCTACCACATCATCAAAGTGGAAAGCCGCAAGGAAAAGACATTTGATGAAATGAAGGATCAGCTTCGCGCGAGCTCGCTGGAGAAAGCGTATGACAACTTTGGCAAGCAAGAGCTGGACAAGCTGATCACCAAGTTCAATTTGCCGAAAGTGAACCATCCGGCCGCGCAATAA